CGTCGGCACCGTCGTCGAGCAGTCGGCGGTACGTGCGGGCGAACTGCTCGGGTGCCGGCCGGGAGGTGGTCGCGGTGACCCGCCGGGCGCTCAGCGCCAGGGTGGCGTCGGCCGGCTGGGTCTCCACCCCCTCCAGCCCTTCCGCGCCGTTGAGCACGACGGTCAACGGAACGACGGTCAGCCGGTGCGCCTGCACCAGCTCGGGCGGAAGGTAGGCGGTGGAGTCGATGACAACCGCGACGGGCATGCCCGGCACGCTAGCCGATCGAGAGGTCGAACGACGAGGCGGAAGCGTTCAGATCGCGTCGACGACGACCGGGGCGGTGACCAGGCCGACGTTGTGCGCCCGCAACTGCCAGCCCCGGACGTCCTGCGGACGCCCGACAGCCGGCGCGCGGTCGTCGTGCCGTAGCTCGCTCCAGTGGCAGTTGGCCAGGGAGCCGATGGTGCGCAGCACGCTGGTGTCCCAACCGAGCAGGTGGCCGATGCCCTGCCGGGAGCCACCACCGTGGGTGGCGATCACCACGGTGCCGCCCGGTGCCGCTTCGGCCGCCTCCCGCAACGCGGCGCCGACCCGCTCGCCGAGGCCGTGCAGAGGCTCCAGGTCCGCACCCGGATCGGGGTCGCCGGCCCGCCAGCGCGCGTACTCCTCGGGGAAGCGCTCGGCGACCTCGGTGAGGTGCAGACCCTGCCACTGACCGAAGTGCCGCTCGCGCAGCCGGACGTCCGTGCGTACCGGAAGCCCCGTCAGCGCGGCGAGCGCGCCAGCGGTCTCCGCGGCGCGACTCAGGTCGCTGGACACGATCGCGTCGGGCCGCAGCGCCGCGAGCAGCGGGGCGGCGGCGCGGGCCTGGTCGCGGCCCAGCTCATTCAGGGGTACGTCGGTCTGCCCCTGCACGCGGTTGGCGGCGTTCCAGTCGGTGTTGCCGTGCCGCCAGACGATCAGCC
This portion of the Micromonospora zamorensis genome encodes:
- a CDS encoding histidine phosphatase family protein; this translates as MTRLIVWRHGNTDWNAANRVQGQTDVPLNELGRDQARAAAPLLAALRPDAIVSSDLSRAAETAGALAALTGLPVRTDVRLRERHFGQWQGLHLTEVAERFPEEYARWRAGDPDPGADLEPLHGLGERVGAALREAAEAAPGGTVVIATHGGGSRQGIGHLLGWDTSVLRTIGSLANCHWSELRHDDRAPAVGRPQDVRGWQLRAHNVGLVTAPVVVDAI